Proteins encoded together in one Gammaproteobacteria bacterium window:
- a CDS encoding DUF883 family protein translates to MSANNGLIPQASKEKLLADFEALIADTEELLGATANQGGERLAALRNKMTNRLEEAKTRITDAEQRVMERTRAAAKATDTYVQENPWQSAFIAGGVGFVLGFLLTRGSSSR, encoded by the coding sequence ATGAGTGCTAACAACGGCCTGATACCGCAGGCGAGCAAGGAGAAGCTGCTTGCCGACTTCGAGGCCCTCATCGCGGACACGGAAGAGCTGCTGGGTGCCACAGCGAACCAGGGCGGCGAGAGGCTGGCGGCGCTGCGCAACAAGATGACCAACCGCCTGGAGGAGGCCAAGACCCGCATCACCGATGCGGAGCAGCGGGTGATGGAACGCACGCGCGCTGCTGCCAAGGCCACCGATACCTACGTGCAGGAGAACCCCTGGCAATCGGCGTTCATCGCCGGCGGCGTAGGCTTCGTGCTCGGCTTCCTGCTGACCCGGGGTTCGTCGTCGAGATGA
- a CDS encoding phage holin family protein: MEAGQLGVGAAAPRPGVLASAKTFLATLVAIVGTRLEILATELEEERLRLGSIVAWAACTLLFAALALIFLSLLVVVVFWDDHRVAALVCVSLAYLLLGGVSATQLYKRLMRRSPLFAATLDELRKDQVGLQP; this comes from the coding sequence ATGGAAGCGGGGCAGCTGGGAGTAGGCGCTGCGGCGCCGCGGCCAGGCGTGCTGGCCTCGGCCAAGACCTTCCTCGCGACCCTCGTCGCGATCGTCGGCACGCGCCTGGAGATTCTCGCCACCGAGCTGGAGGAGGAGCGGCTGCGTCTGGGCTCGATCGTGGCTTGGGCCGCCTGCACCTTGCTATTCGCTGCATTGGCACTGATCTTCCTGTCGTTGCTGGTGGTCGTGGTGTTCTGGGACGACCACCGCGTGGCGGCACTGGTGTGTGTCTCGCTCGCGTACCTGCTGCTCGGCGGCGTGTCGGCCACCCAGCTCTACAAGCGGCTGATGCGCCGCTCGCCGCTGTTCGCCGCCACCCTGGATGAACTGCGCAAGGACCAGGTGGGGCTGCAGCCGTGA
- a CDS encoding DUF1328 domain-containing protein, whose product MLYWTGVFLVIAIIAAIFGFGGIASGAVGVAKVLFFIFVVLFLLSLVFGISRRGRPKI is encoded by the coding sequence ATGCTTTACTGGACTGGAGTGTTCCTCGTAATCGCCATCATCGCCGCCATCTTCGGTTTCGGCGGGATCGCCTCGGGCGCGGTGGGCGTCGCGAAGGTGTTGTTCTTCATCTTCGTCGTGTTGTTCCTGCTGTCCCTCGTGTTCGGCATCTCGCGCCGTGGCCGGCCCAAGATCTGA